One Branchiostoma floridae strain S238N-H82 chromosome 1, Bfl_VNyyK, whole genome shotgun sequence genomic region harbors:
- the LOC118412709 gene encoding uncharacterized protein LOC118412709 encodes MAAGGLLPTVPKPGFFHLDLFIKDTKDVTPWYDDLKERMEREKGPMENAMTNLLSIFAFRIERGQGEARKLLEKLTEKDTSNLNAIANKQFIYGRLMRAKDEMACRDQLQGLLSDESDAAKARNARCFAEQAYALTFDIRDDSKDMVSKVARNVEDMDELGDALDNFAMALQLEDGFANPRIHAARGLSLQVAGEHEMAAESYKRAVENDNSTFTGNLAGVLRNLLELFRSDRREHYIAELAFWINEGYKRYRYPNIKQALQGCVFKFGGQMIQVCQYLIDHDKYVLAKICLDCFQRHNNLRYRSTAATMRSRLPEVDDERASGADDTSSTRSKSNVHVNLPMAVEKPRHGHEFQYDFFVSHSSKDADWVNYALLPALEGEYRFKGCVADRDFALGRYVPDNIVHSIKNSYKTLLILTPNFVTSEWCKYETNQALAESLESKRGCVIPIMLEKCNVPASIRIITYVDVSRDAIGSYDWLKLKKALEERPLND; translated from the exons ATGGCTGCCGGTGGGCTTCTTCCTACAGTTCCCAAACCTGGCTTCTTTCACCTTGACTTGTTCATCAAGGACACGAAGGATGTTACGCCGTGGTATGACGATCTCAAGGAAAGGATGGAACGGGAAAAGGGGCCGATGGAGAATGCTATGACCAACCTACTGAGCATTTTTGCTTTCCGCATAGAACGTGGGCAAGGTGAGGCACGTAAACTATTGGAGAAACTCACTGAAAAGGATACAAGCAACCTGAACGCTATCGCCAACAAACAGTTCATCTATGGCCGACTGATGAGAGCGAAGGATGAGATGGCGTGTAGGGATCAACTGCAGGGACTGTTGTCGGACGAATCCGATGCTGCCAAGGCAAGAAACGCTCGCTGTTTTGCGGAACAAGCGTATGCTCTTACATTTGATATAAGGGACGACAGCAAAGATATGGTTTCGAAG GTCGCAA GAAACGTTGAGGACATGGATGAACTAGGTGATGCACTTGACAACTTTGCCATGGCACTGCAGTTAGAAGACGGCTTCGCCAATCCCAGGATACATGCAGCCAGAGGTCTGAGTCTTCAAGTTGCAGGAGAGCACGAAATGGCAGCAGAGTCGTATAAGCGTGCCGTTGAGAACGATAATTCTACCTTCACCGGGAACCTTGCTGGCGTGCTGAGGAACCTACTGGAACTTTTTAGATCAGACCGCAGAGAGCATTACATCGCCGAACTGGCTTTCTGGATCAACGAAGGCTACAAGAGGTACCGGTACCCAAACATCAAACAAGCTCTTCAAGGTTGCGTCTTCAAGTTCGGTGGCCAGATGATACAAGTATGCCAGTATCTCATTGACCATGACAAATACGTGCTTGCCAAGATTTGTCTTGATTGTTTTCAACGGCACAACAACCTAAGATACCGCAGTACGGCAGCGACTATGAGAAGCAGACTTCCAGAAGTAGATGATGAGAGAGCATCTGGAGCGGATGACACGTCCTCCACACGGTCCAAGTCAAACGTTCACGTGAACCTCCCAATGGCAGTAGAGAAACCCCGACATGGCCATGAGTTCCAGTACGACTTCTTCGTGTCACACAGCAGCAAAGACGCCGACTGGGTGAACTACGCACTTCTACCTGCACTGGAGGGGGAATATCGATTTAAAG GTTGTGTAGCTGACCGAGACTTTGCATTAGGGAGGTATGTGCCGGACAACATCGTTCACAGCATCAAGAACAGCTACAAGACCCTGCTGATCCTCACACCAAACTTCGTGACCAGTGAGTGGTGTAAGTACGAGACAAACCAAGCCCTGGCGGAAAGTTTGGAAAGCAAGAGAGGTTGCGTCATTCCCATCATGCTCGAGAAATGTAACGTACCAGCTTCAATCCGCATCATCACGTATGTGGATGTGTCACGTGATGCAATCGGCTCTTACGATTGGTTGAAACTAAAGAAAGCTTTGGAGGAGAGGCCTCTAAACGACTAA